In Armigeres subalbatus isolate Guangzhou_Male unplaced genomic scaffold, GZ_Asu_2 Contig1179, whole genome shotgun sequence, a single genomic region encodes these proteins:
- the LOC134202342 gene encoding LOW QUALITY PROTEIN: WD repeat-containing protein 18-like (The sequence of the model RefSeq protein was modified relative to this genomic sequence to represent the inferred CDS: inserted 1 base in 1 codon) — MSDCVEVAITSDSSDQLWSCCVWDVRTGTHLISYKGGGAAGARTLATISDQYILTGNMVKPMLHIWPINRHEAIATRFILPGRPTAVAVSPDGAYCVVAVQETINVYQMATGAMLATISRHYQTVNVIRFTDDGTHFLSAGHDGMVLVWSLSQVVRVFQKQSFSAFYSFSDHALPVTDLYVGKGGMKALFCSVSSDRTCKIYDLSSGSMLLNLVFQEPLSSVTMDTLESNVFVGTNEGPIYSFSLLSPPRTKEYHVDRKQQQKNVFLGHKKXVTCLSVSIDGETLLSGGADENVFYGTQSRQQLRMIPHKGVITNAQFMLTPKAMFDQEIKLRLQFQPFQKMVYSSEKIDDLVVEVDVKDNVRESVTYKGLDSTSSNTNGGNVSNQQDEIIKLKKEIQHLKSINKEMFEYTIKNVLQNS; from the exons ATGTCTGATTGTGTTGAGGTAGCAATAACCAGTGATTCCAGTGACCAACTATGGAGTTGTTGCGTATGGGACGTCCGCACGGGGACGCATCTTATTTCATACAAAGGCGGGGGTGCTGCTGGCGCTCGCACTCTGGCCACGATATCCGATCAGTATATTCTGACGGGAAATATGGTGAAACCTATGCTACACATTTGGCCGATTAACAGGCATGAAGCTATCGCTACACGATTTATACTACCGGGACGACCCACGGCGGTAGCGGTTTCACCAGATGGTGCTTACTGTGTGGTGGCAGTGCAAGAAACTATCAACGTGTATCAGATGGCCACGGGAGCTATGCTGGCAACGATTTCCCGACATTATCAAACGGTGAACGTTATCCGTTTTACGGATGATGGGACACATTTCCTGAGCGCTGGGCACGACGGAATGGTGCTTGTTTGGAGCTTATCGCAAGTCGTTCGGGTGTTTCAGAAGCAGTCTTTCAGTGCATTTTATTCCTTTTCTGATCATGCGCTTCCGGTGACGGATTTATACGTGGGAAAGGGAGGCATGAAAGCCTTGTTCTGCTCTGTTTCTTCCGATCGCACATGTAAAATATACGACTTATCATCCGGTTCTATGCTCCTGAATTTGGTTTTTCAGGAGCCTCTGTCTTCCGTCACAATGGACACACTCGAATCGAATGTATTTGTTGGAACAAATGAAGGCCCTATTTACAGTTTTAGCCTTCTATCTCCGCCTCGTACTAAGGAGTATCACGTGGACCGGAAACAACAACAGAAAAATGTCTTTCTGGGTCACAAAA CCGTCACTTGCCTTTCGGTTTCGATAGACGGTGAAACCCTGCTATCCGGAGGTGCTGACGAAAATGTCTTTTATGGCACTCAAAGCCGTCAACAATTGCGAATGATTCCCCATAAGGGCGTAATCACAAATGCACAATTTATGCTAACGCCAAAAGCAATGTTTGACCAAGAGATAAAGCTTCGTCTACAGTTTCAACCATTTCAAAAGATGGTCTATTCGAGTGAAAAGATCGACGATCTTGTCGTGGAAGTTGACGTGAAGGATAATGTGCGCGAATCGGTGACGTACAAAGGACTGGATAGCACAAGCAGCAATACTAACGGCGGGAACGTGTCCAATCAGCAAGACGAAATTATAAAGTTGAAGAAAGAGATTCAGCACTTGAAATCGATCAACAAAGAGATGTTTGAGtataccattaaaaacgttttaCAAAATAGTTAA